Proteins encoded in a region of the Eschrichtius robustus isolate mEscRob2 chromosome 16, mEscRob2.pri, whole genome shotgun sequence genome:
- the RUSF1 gene encoding RUS family member 1 isoform X2, whose amino-acid sequence MAYVASIEAPLCSEQFGSGTARRCRAAADGSLQWDAWGRRWWAFSGAFTAKPGGRDGGERVAPGTAVPPLSRLLAVFLPQGFPDSVSPDYLPYQLWDSVQAFASSLSGSLATHAVLLGIGVGNAKASVSAATATWLVKDSTGMLGRIIFAWWMGSKMDCNAKQWRLFADILNDVAMLLEIMAPIFPICFTMTICISNLAKCIVGVAGGATRAALTMHQARRNNMADVSAKDGSQETLVSLAGLLVSLLMLPLVSDCPSLSLGCFFFLTALHIYANYRAVRALVIETLNERRLWLVLKHFLQRGEVLGPASANQMEPLWTGFWPSLSLSLGVPLHRVTSSVFELQKLVEGHQEPYLLRWDQSQSPEKESCVIVRETHQVLDKLFPKFLKGLQDAGWTTEKHQLEVDEWRATWLLCPEKKLL is encoded by the exons ATGGCATATGTCGCCAGCATTGAGGCCCCACTGTGCTCCGAGCAGTTCGGCTCCGGGACGGCCCGGCGCTGTCGCGCCGCCGCCGACGGGAGCCTGCAGTGGGACGCCTGGGGGCGGCGCTGGTGGGCGTTCTCCGGGGCCTTCACAGCGAAACCCGGAGGACGAGATGGGGGCGAAAGGGTGGCTCCCGGGACGGCCGTCCCACCTCTTTCCCGGCTCCTGGCTgtcttcctgcctcagggcttcCCCGATAGCGTCAGCCCGGACTATCTGCCCTACCAGCTGTGGGATTCCGTGCAG GCCTTTGCTTCCAGCCTCTCGGGTTCCCTGGCCACCCACGCAGTCTTGCTGGGCATAGGGGTAGGGAACGCAAAAGCCTCTGTTTCAGCTGCCACGGCCACCTGGCTCGTGAAAG ATTCAACTGGCATGCTGGGCCGCATCATCTTTGCCTGGTGGATGGG GAGCAAAATGGACTGTAATGCCAAGCAGTGGAG GCTTTTTGCCGACATCCTCAATGATGTAGCCATGTTACTCGAGATTATGGCTCCCATATTCCCCATCTGTTTCACCATGACCATCTGCATCAGCAACCTGGCCAAG TGCATTGTGGGCGTGGCTGGTGGGGCCACTCGGGCCGCACTGACCATGCATCAGGCCCGGAGAAACAACATGGCCGACGTGTCAGCCAAGGACGGCAGCCAG GAGACGCTGGTAAGCCTGGCAGGGCTCCTGGTCAGCCTCTTGATGCTTCCCCTGGTGTCAGATTGCCCTAG CTTAAGCCTTGGCTGCTTCTTCTTCCTCACTGCCCTCCACATCTATGCCAACTACCGGGCAGTCCGGGCCCTTGTCATAGAGACCTTGAACGAACGCCGGCTCTGGTTGGTCCTGAAGCACTTCCTTCAGCGGGGAGAGGTACTTGGCCCCGCTTCAGCCAATCAGATGGAGCCACTGTGGACAG GTTTCTGGCCATCTCTGTCTCTATCCCTGGGGGTCCCCCTACACCGTGTGACTTCCAG TGTCTTTGAGCTGCAAAAGCTGGTTGAGGGGCACCAAGAACCCTACCTCCTTCGCTGGGACCAGTCACAGA GTCCTGAGAAAGAGAGCTGCGTCATCGTCAGGGAGACCCACCAAGTGTTGGACAAGCTATTTCCAAAGTTCTTGAAAG GACTGCAGGATGCGGGCTGGACGACTGAGAAGCACCAGCTAGAGGTGGATGAGTGGAGGGCCACGTGGCTCCTGTGTCCAGAAAAGAAGCTCTTGTGA
- the RUSF1 gene encoding RUS family member 1 isoform X1 — MAYVASIEAPLCSEQFGSGTARRCRAAADGSLQWDAWGRRWWAFSGAFTAKPGGRDGGERVAPGTAVPPLSRLLAVFLPQGFPDSVSPDYLPYQLWDSVQAFASSLSGSLATHAVLLGIGVGNAKASVSAATATWLVKDSTGMLGRIIFAWWMGSKMDCNAKQWRLFADILNDVAMLLEIMAPIFPICFTMTICISNLAKCIVGVAGGATRAALTMHQARRNNMADVSAKDGSQETLVSLAGLLVSLLMLPLVSDCPSLSLGCFFFLTALHIYANYRAVRALVIETLNERRLWLVLKHFLQRGEVLGPASANQMEPLWTGFWPSLSLSLGVPLHRVTSSVFELQKLVEGHQEPYLLRWDQSQNQVQVVLSQMAGPETILRAAAHGLVLGALQGDGPLPGELEGLRNRVRAGPEKESCVIVRETHQVLDKLFPKFLKGLQDAGWTTEKHQLEVDEWRATWLLCPEKKLL, encoded by the exons ATGGCATATGTCGCCAGCATTGAGGCCCCACTGTGCTCCGAGCAGTTCGGCTCCGGGACGGCCCGGCGCTGTCGCGCCGCCGCCGACGGGAGCCTGCAGTGGGACGCCTGGGGGCGGCGCTGGTGGGCGTTCTCCGGGGCCTTCACAGCGAAACCCGGAGGACGAGATGGGGGCGAAAGGGTGGCTCCCGGGACGGCCGTCCCACCTCTTTCCCGGCTCCTGGCTgtcttcctgcctcagggcttcCCCGATAGCGTCAGCCCGGACTATCTGCCCTACCAGCTGTGGGATTCCGTGCAG GCCTTTGCTTCCAGCCTCTCGGGTTCCCTGGCCACCCACGCAGTCTTGCTGGGCATAGGGGTAGGGAACGCAAAAGCCTCTGTTTCAGCTGCCACGGCCACCTGGCTCGTGAAAG ATTCAACTGGCATGCTGGGCCGCATCATCTTTGCCTGGTGGATGGG GAGCAAAATGGACTGTAATGCCAAGCAGTGGAG GCTTTTTGCCGACATCCTCAATGATGTAGCCATGTTACTCGAGATTATGGCTCCCATATTCCCCATCTGTTTCACCATGACCATCTGCATCAGCAACCTGGCCAAG TGCATTGTGGGCGTGGCTGGTGGGGCCACTCGGGCCGCACTGACCATGCATCAGGCCCGGAGAAACAACATGGCCGACGTGTCAGCCAAGGACGGCAGCCAG GAGACGCTGGTAAGCCTGGCAGGGCTCCTGGTCAGCCTCTTGATGCTTCCCCTGGTGTCAGATTGCCCTAG CTTAAGCCTTGGCTGCTTCTTCTTCCTCACTGCCCTCCACATCTATGCCAACTACCGGGCAGTCCGGGCCCTTGTCATAGAGACCTTGAACGAACGCCGGCTCTGGTTGGTCCTGAAGCACTTCCTTCAGCGGGGAGAGGTACTTGGCCCCGCTTCAGCCAATCAGATGGAGCCACTGTGGACAG GTTTCTGGCCATCTCTGTCTCTATCCCTGGGGGTCCCCCTACACCGTGTGACTTCCAG TGTCTTTGAGCTGCAAAAGCTGGTTGAGGGGCACCAAGAACCCTACCTCCTTCGCTGGGACCAGTCACAGA ACCAGGTACAGGTTGTCCTGAGCCAGATGGCAGGCCCTGAGACCATTCTAAGGGCTGCCGCTCACGGACTGGTGCTTGGAGCCCTGCAGGGAGATGGACCCCTCCCAGGAGAGCTGGAGGGACTGAGGAACCGAGTACGGGCTG GTCCTGAGAAAGAGAGCTGCGTCATCGTCAGGGAGACCCACCAAGTGTTGGACAAGCTATTTCCAAAGTTCTTGAAAG GACTGCAGGATGCGGGCTGGACGACTGAGAAGCACCAGCTAGAGGTGGATGAGTGGAGGGCCACGTGGCTCCTGTGTCCAGAAAAGAAGCTCTTGTGA
- the RUSF1 gene encoding RUS family member 1 isoform X3, producing MAYVASIEAPLCSEQFGSGTARRCRAAADGSLQWDAWGRRWWAFSGAFTAKPGGRDGGERVAPGTAVPPLSRLLAVFLPQGFPDSVSPDYLPYQLWDSVQAFASSLSGSLATHAVLLGIGVGNAKASVSAATATWLVKDSTGMLGRIIFAWWMGSKMDCNAKQWRLFADILNDVAMLLEIMAPIFPICFTMTICISNLAKCIVGVAGGATRAALTMHQARRNNMADVSAKDGSQETLVSLAGLLVSLLMLPLVSDCPSLSLGCFFFLTALHIYANYRAVRALVIETLNERRLWLVLKHFLQRGEVLGPASANQMEPLWTGFWPSLSLSLGVPLHRVTSSVFELQKLVEGHQEPYLLRWDQSQTIKDVQNKPTSGSCSEVVFWKLLGRSTGEQHEMKLERKG from the exons ATGGCATATGTCGCCAGCATTGAGGCCCCACTGTGCTCCGAGCAGTTCGGCTCCGGGACGGCCCGGCGCTGTCGCGCCGCCGCCGACGGGAGCCTGCAGTGGGACGCCTGGGGGCGGCGCTGGTGGGCGTTCTCCGGGGCCTTCACAGCGAAACCCGGAGGACGAGATGGGGGCGAAAGGGTGGCTCCCGGGACGGCCGTCCCACCTCTTTCCCGGCTCCTGGCTgtcttcctgcctcagggcttcCCCGATAGCGTCAGCCCGGACTATCTGCCCTACCAGCTGTGGGATTCCGTGCAG GCCTTTGCTTCCAGCCTCTCGGGTTCCCTGGCCACCCACGCAGTCTTGCTGGGCATAGGGGTAGGGAACGCAAAAGCCTCTGTTTCAGCTGCCACGGCCACCTGGCTCGTGAAAG ATTCAACTGGCATGCTGGGCCGCATCATCTTTGCCTGGTGGATGGG GAGCAAAATGGACTGTAATGCCAAGCAGTGGAG GCTTTTTGCCGACATCCTCAATGATGTAGCCATGTTACTCGAGATTATGGCTCCCATATTCCCCATCTGTTTCACCATGACCATCTGCATCAGCAACCTGGCCAAG TGCATTGTGGGCGTGGCTGGTGGGGCCACTCGGGCCGCACTGACCATGCATCAGGCCCGGAGAAACAACATGGCCGACGTGTCAGCCAAGGACGGCAGCCAG GAGACGCTGGTAAGCCTGGCAGGGCTCCTGGTCAGCCTCTTGATGCTTCCCCTGGTGTCAGATTGCCCTAG CTTAAGCCTTGGCTGCTTCTTCTTCCTCACTGCCCTCCACATCTATGCCAACTACCGGGCAGTCCGGGCCCTTGTCATAGAGACCTTGAACGAACGCCGGCTCTGGTTGGTCCTGAAGCACTTCCTTCAGCGGGGAGAGGTACTTGGCCCCGCTTCAGCCAATCAGATGGAGCCACTGTGGACAG GTTTCTGGCCATCTCTGTCTCTATCCCTGGGGGTCCCCCTACACCGTGTGACTTCCAG TGTCTTTGAGCTGCAAAAGCTGGTTGAGGGGCACCAAGAACCCTACCTCCTTCGCTGGGACCAGTCACAGA CCATTAAAGACGTGCAAAATAAACCCACCTCAGGGAGCTGCTCTGAagttgtattttggaaattacttGGCCGGAGCACTGGGGAGCAACATGAGATGAAGTTGGAAAGGAAAGGGTGA